The proteins below are encoded in one region of Xenopus laevis strain J_2021 chromosome 8L, Xenopus_laevis_v10.1, whole genome shotgun sequence:
- the tnfaip8l2.L gene encoding tumor necrosis factor alpha-induced protein 8-like protein 2 encodes METFSSKDLALQAQKKILSRMASKSMVNMFIDETSSEILDELYRVSKEYTKNKTESQKVIKNLIKIAVKIGVLFRHNRFSPEELVLAKDFKNRLHNGAMTAISFYEVEFTFEKDVLPEILMECKNLVLRLVEKHLTPKSHGRIQHVFNHFADPEMLSQLYDTKSSLRPHLQKICNGLNKLIEEEKL; translated from the coding sequence ATGGAGACTTTTAGTTCCAAGGACCTGGCTCTCCAGGCTCAGAAGAAGATACTCAGTCGCATGGCTTCCAAGTCTATGGTCAATATGTTCATCGATGAGACCAGCAGTGAGATCCTAGACGAACTGTACAGAGTGTCCAAAGAGTACACAAAGAACAAGACAGAGTCCCAAAAAGTCATCAAGAACCTCATTAAGATTGCGGTGAAGATCGGAGTCCTCTTCCGTCACAACCGCTTCAGTCCAGAAGAGCTGGTCTTGGCCAAGGACTTCAAGAACAGGCTGCATAATGGAGCCATGACGGCCATCAGCTTTTACGAGGTGGAGTTCACCTTTGAGAAAGATGTTTTGCCCGAAATTCTCATGGAATGTAAGAACCTGGTTCTCCGGCTTGTGGAGAAACATCTCACACCCAAGTCCCACGGGCGCATTCAACATGTTTTCAACCACTTTGCAGACCCTGAGATGCTCAGCCAACTCTACGACACAAAGAGTAGCCTTCGACCTCACCTACAGAAAATTTGTAATGGACTCAACAAACTGATTGAAGAGGAAAAATTGTGA